Genomic window (Erythrolamprus reginae isolate rEryReg1 chromosome 3, rEryReg1.hap1, whole genome shotgun sequence):
CTGATGAGAGGGGAACATCAGGGGACAGGCTGTCATCTTCAGAAATATCTAATGTACCAGCCTcctcctgtaataatcctggtTCCTTTTATCAGATATATCAGAAAATTGGTCAGAGTTGTCCACGCACACCATAGCACCTCTTTGGGAGGTAGCTGTGTCCTTTTAAATGAGCGCATAGGGAATAGGAGCTGGTGCCGCCTGAAGCTGCCTGCTTGCTAAGAGCCGCTGCTGAAAGGCAGCCGCCATCAATTGCTGCAAGATTGCAGGTTTAAAGAGCATAGATGGGACCATGACTGGAACCTGAGACCCAGATAGATTGATTGGAATAGGCACATAAGTGGTCTGAGGTCCTGGGGTAGACAAGCCAGGCCCCATAGATCTGTTGCAGGATGTAGTAGACCAGGAGAGCATCTAGAGTTGGGCAGTCATCCACCATTATAGTTGAAGCCTGGGAGGTTGGGCCCTTATGTAATTGAGTTGCCTGCTGAGAAGCCTGGCCCTTGCTTGACTTTTCACAAATTATATGAATGGCCTTATTGTGCCTTAGTTCTGCCTTTTATGCGAACTTTGATGCTGGGCAGCCATGGAAGGGGACCCCTTTACCTGAGGAAGAGGGTGGATTGTCCTTCAGGACAGGCCGATTGATTTTATGGGACCGTTTGCCAGACACCTTGTTTAGGCTGCAATTTGCCTCCAACATTGTCTCTGTTACAAAATGGCCACTGGGAAGAAGCGAGAAAGCTCTGAAGTAGGCCCTGCTCCTGTGCCCTTGCGAGcaagctcagagggagaggcatAGTGCTGAGATTGTAAGGCTTAGAGGGCATGATCTGGTCTGATTATGCAGCCTAAGGTCTTAGGCAAGGGTCGCTATTGTGCTGGAAGCTATAAGGGATCTAGTTACTCCGGCAGCGTTTGAAGGCCTCCTCCTTCAAAGAAGTGAGGGTGGCTGGTTCCACCAGAGCAAGGTTTGACGGCACTTAGAGGACCGATGTTAATGTCCTAGAACCTGTGCTACAGCAAGCTATAATGATGGGTGGGGCCAATGGTTGTTTAAAACGGTACTCCGCAGATCGAATGGCATGCAGCTGCAGGTCTGTCTGTCACAAAAACGGAGCTGTGGCCCCCTTACTGTGTGTACATGACTGTTTGAGTAGTGGGGGCCTAAGAATGCACTCTCTGTGGCAGACCATGCTGAAACTCTGCTGGTCAATGCAACCATACACCTTCACTATCTGCTGAGACTCACTGTTTGATCTTGGAAATGTCTCTGATGGAAACTCACGATGTGAAGTCAGTtgtgatagaaattggaaaatcCAACATTGGGATGGAAGTCTGTTTTGACATATTTCGTCCTGCTGAGTCAAAACTTGGTCCTTGCAGGGTGGATtctggcaaaacaaacaaacaaactcgtcCTCATTGCTGACTGGACGAGGACAACCTATACTGACTGCTGGCTCCATCCACAATGGagaaagccatattcacttaacaactgtgtttctAACCTAGCTGtgctgattcacttagcaactgcagcaAGATAGcagaatggggcaaaactcacttaacaaatgtctcacttaacaacataaaatttgggctcaattgcagttgttgaggactacctgtaaatttaAGCCAATATAAACTGATGCCCAAAAGAGCAAAGTCACACGACATGTACAGCCTGTGGCCTCATCTGTCTATAATTCTGAAGACTGAAAGTTACCTCCAATTGCAGACAACATGCTTCCAAATTCAGTGCAGGGAAACAAATATGCCAGTAGACTATGTCTTCATCCCTCACTTCTGGACAGCTCAGAGTTAGTTGGTTACTGTAAACAAACGAAGTGTTGCACAAAGATGCCTGATTCTTCAGGGTGCTTGTATACAAAAGTGATATTTACTTACAGAGTTGTATCTAGGGGTTTCAGAGGCTATAGTATTTATGTTTATTAACAGAAAGGAGTAGCAAGAAGTGAGAAATATTCTCCAACATAAAGGAAAATACGATTCCAAGTCAACAATTAACAAGTGAATCAAAATAAATTATCTTGACGATAGAAGTGAATAAACCAGATACCTTACAGATATGTTAAATCAACTTCAATTGTTTTCCCAATGAAAATGGCTATTGGGGCTTACAAATATCAAAGCTCGCAAATATCTGGACGGCATCAAGTTGCCACTACATGTTGCAGAGCAAGGACATGGGGCTAAAAGGCCAGCCCTCCTACTGTactgttagtccttgacttactaccTTAATTGGTAATAATTGGTTTCATTTTCTTATTGCAAGCCGCCAAGTCACCTCGCAGTGAGATGGACTGCAaactaatttaataaataacataatTGCCGGTATAATTATGGTTGTAAGCCATAAGTTGTGGTGACATGTGGTGACACCTGATTTTATGACGTTTTATGTGATGGTCATTAAGGTGACTGGTAAGTAATGAATTCTTCCCAGTGGGCAATTTTTGCAATAAATTGGAATAAATGCCAGAAaatggcaatttttttaaaaaaacgcaaAACACAAGTCACATTACAACAGAATATAGAAAACAGATATAAAAGTGAGATGTCCAAAATACAACCATGTGGTCATAGGTGTATGAGTGTATGTGCAGTCTTTGTAACTCTAAAAATGGATCATATTGTAAGTAGGCCCAGGGGACATCCATCATAAAttcaaatggttgttaagagatcagttacaaggactacttgtagtcaTAATCATCATGCAACATTTTCTGAAGTAACATAGGAAATTGTAGATGTAGTTCATGACTTTCAGCCTCCATCTGAGGAGCTATAAACTTCAATAGAAACACAAATCCTAAGATCACCAAAATCCTCAAAAATGTATCAAACCGATTTTTTTAATGCACtataaaaagaaatttatttatttatttattagatttgtatgccgcccctttccagagactcggggcggctaacatatattattaataaatatattatttatgggGACATCTATTATCTGACTATAAATGAAATACAATAAATGTACTCTTTGTCCTGACTGCCTCCTACTGTCTGAAATGTAGTTTGCAGCGTTCCATTAAAAAACCAAGTGTGGCTTCAGTCCGGAAGAAGCTACCAATCTCTGCTACACAAAAATAGGATGAAGCAAATAGATACTTTTTAATGAGTAAGGTCCAATTGGGTAGCTATCAGGAACTTATACACCACTCAAGTGGGCAAAAGTAATGTTTTCAAAGCACATGAAACACTTACACTGCATTAAAAAAATACACAATGTATTCATCAGCATCTGTAAATTAGTGCAGTAACAACTAGAATATCACCATTGGGTAGGTAACAGAATGGAGCATATTAGAGTACAGAAATCATTTCAAATATACTTCAGGCTGAAATTTAGTTACTACTGAAATGAAGATCTCAAAGGCAAATCAATGATGACATCACAAGATGCACAAATCAAGAACTGCATGTgggtttattttatatttgagaAAACAGTGGATTTCATTGCGTGAACCAAAAAGGTACTGTACAATATTAATGATAAAACATCAAAATGTATAATTCATAGTGCattgtttgctttatttttatttatttattttgtcagataGCTCCTTTGAGTACATGCATCTGGGAAGATGCAGGTGCCAGTAAAATTTCTCTATTTAACTCAAGCTGCAAGGAACTCAATTTTATTCAAAAAAGTGTGTTTTTACATTATATACACAGAAATTGAATATAAAATGACAATATAAAAAGTTAAGAGAGAAAGCATACAGCCAGAAAGTACAAAGGAAGTTGAACAATTTAAAATGGTACAATATGCAacatgtacttttttttttaaacctaagCTGATGCTGGCAATTTACAAGGATCAGAATCCAACACTTgccccattttttgttgttgttttgtttcattttcatgTATCAATGCAGCACACTATAGAAAGATCAGCCTGTACCAAAGCTTACATTTGTAAATAACTATAAACTGCAATATCTTAcaggaaaaagaaataacatttttacattttaaaaaataacttgcaTACTTTTTATGCCAGTCAAGTGGCATTCAGAGGGTTTGGGCATAGTGGCAAattgttttgtggttttattttttaaaacatgggTCATGTCTAACTCCTTGGGCATTTGATCACTTTTTATAATTATTCAAGAATGGCATGCATCTTTTCTTTGCAAATCAGACTGTATTTTGTGAGGAGGGGTTGACATTTGAAAAAAACCTATTAACTGTAAGTGAATTTGACCCAGTTATGTTAGGATGAAATGCCTtttaaaaaccacacacacacaccttctttTGGGAAAGGCACAGAATACTATTATAGTCCTCAGAGGGTTAAAAACTGACACTATGGGGTTCTGTGACCTTTATTGTCATGGCAACTTTGTAATTTTAGAATGTctttttgttattgttctttgtgtcTTCCTTTACAGCTAAATTAATGTCTCTCAATAGTGTCTCCCACTATAGTCTACAAAAGATAGCTTAACATCAAGGACATATGTTGAAAATAAAGGTCAGACTTTGATTCacagaaaaagaggggggggaggaaagggggaaaaaaaggttttaaaaacatgcacagatCAGACAAAGAGCATATAAATATAACTACAAAACGTATGTAAGAAAAACCAAGCTCCAGATAGGCAGTTCAGCAACAAAAGTAAGACTGATTTCAAAGGCTCAGATCAGGCCTAGTGCAGTACTATGAAGTTTAGTGCAATGTTCCTGTGGTCACTTGCATACCTGGTTGCTTACCTGGACGCTAATGTTTTTCTAACTCAGTTACATAGATCAGATGGTCCTCGGGGGACTTCCCATGTGTTTTACTAAGGTGCAGTTTGACTGCATGCTTGCTTGCAAAAGTTCGATTACAGAGCTTACACTGGAATGTGGAGCCCAAGTCCTCCTCGGTAATTCCAAGTGAGCCTAAAGTCTTATTTGAGAGGACCTTGGAAACATTCTGCTGTTCTTGTATCTGATTAAGTGGCAATTTGGACAGGTCCTTCAAACTGAACCCTAAATGTGTCTCCAAGTGACTTATATATGTGGAAGCAGTCCTGAATTGAGAGGCACAATCATTGCAAAAGAAAACAGGATGACCTGTATCCAAATTCTTTAAAAACTTAGTTCCACCTGTCCTCCTTAACTGATACTTCACATTTGCCAGCCAGTGGCTAATTGTGGTCATGGAAAGACCAGTAAactttgagatatgaacccgttCTTGTGGGCCTAGGTCCGACATAATATATTTGCCTTCCGGTGTCTCCCTCAAACTGGAAGCAAACTGGGCTTGAAGGATGAGAAGATGCTGAGGGTTCCAGTTTGACTGCCTACCCTTCCTCTTGTGTACTGGAGATAGTTCATCCAAAGCTTCTTCAAAGCTACTTCCATCTGCGTCAGATTTTTCTGACACAGAAGACGGAGTAGAAGATTTGGGAGTCAAGCGCCCTGTGAGGTTCTTTACCATGTCAGAAATATCCATTAGGGCACTTTCTCTTAGAGGAGATGAGACAGAATCAGTCACACTGGAAATCAGTGGTTTGGTTTTGGACTTTGTTAAATCAATAGGCTGATCACTGTTCTCGTAATAGTACCGATCAATAGGCTCAGCTTGCTTGGCTGGAGTTGTGGGGTAAATGGGTTTGTCCAACATGCTGTTACTAATTTTATATAACATGGCCAAAGGATCCAAAGAAGGACTTACTGGATTAGAGACTTTGCCTAAGTGGGTATTCATGATGGACTGCAAAGCACTTAATGGGTTAATGAATGATTGCTCCGGTGAATGGTCTGTAATGATACCCAAGTTATTACAGCCATTGGTGACTTTTGCTTTAGGTTGTTCAGTACCATTAAGTGCATGCGGATCATCGTTTTTGACCTTCTGAACCTCAACTTCAGGACTTTGTTTTTGCTGTAGTGGCTGCTGATGTAGTTGTTGTTGCTTGTTGCTTTCCTCTGATTTTGGAAAGTCTTTGCTTTCCTTAGGAGCAGGGGACAATTGCTTGGCTGGagaacatttttctttctctgaaggcttttcttcttttttaatatggaTTTTTCCCGTGACCTTCTCTACTAGCTCTTCCATGGCAGAGACATTACTTTTGTGAGGAGGGGGTGTCAAATTGCCTGGTGAATGGATCAGCGCATTGTGTTCAGAAGACAATGACTTTACACTGCTGGCATACGATGGCTGAATCTGAACACTCTGCACAGTTGGCTGAAGGGATTTAACGGTTCCTGGAAGCTGATAGGCGGCATGAATGCTAGGGTAGCCTCCCCAGGAAGGTGCTCCATTTTGAGCTTTACTTATAGCTGTGGTCACTGTGTTCTCCAGAGATTTCAATATGTCGATTCCACCTTTTGGACTTTCATCTAGATCCTCTTCTCGGAGGTACTGATATACAGCTGTTGGCTCATTTTTTTCTGAAGAATCCTcgatttcttctttaatttttttgtccaTTTCAGTAATAATCACCTGTTCTTTTTCTGGCTCCTTCTTTTCTTCAGAAGTTGTAGATCCAGCAGGAGAATCTGGCTGCTTTTTAATATTTGTAGCTGGTAATCTTGTATGAGTGGTAGGTGGCAAAGGTATGGATTGTATCTTTTCTTCAACTACTGAGTCCAGTACTAGCTGTTTTCCTTTCTTAGAGGCTGAATTAGTTACTTTCAAAAAATGTCCTGTGACCATCATGTGAGCAGTCAGCTGCTGCAAAGTGTCATGAGAACtgccacattccatgcattttagTATCTGAGCTTTGCGGGCCTCAAACTGCCAAGTGTAGCTAGCACCATTTTGATAGCCATAGCGATTATTGGGAGTTACATACGGATTGGCAGTTTTCTGATCCTTTGCTGCTTCACTAAGTGTAGTCTCTGAAGTGATTGCTGTTGGTTCAGGTGAGCAAGGTGAAGCTAAGTCCTGAAGTGCTCGTTTTTTGGTAGAAGGCACCAGTTTGGTGATGGCTGGTACTGGTTCCTTCAGAGGCACTTTCTGGTAATGCTTTGTTTTTATCATATGGACACTTAAGTCTTGTAAAGATTCAAATGAATGGCCACAGTACATGCATTTTAGTACTTTCTGGGCATCCTCTTTGCCTTCCATTTCCATAAGTGATCGCTTTCTGGGCTTTGACCACCGTCTGGTTTTTTCATATTCTTTATCTTGGTTGTCATCTCGGTAATGTCCAGTTTCATTCATGTGCACTGTAAGCTCTACCAGTGTATCATACGCTGCACTACAGTCTTTACACCGGAATTTACTGGCACCAGTGAACACAGAACCATAGAGTTTATTGTTTTGCCGGTAAAGTTGCACTGTACTGAACAGACTGGGTTCTGGTAGAAGTCCATATGAGGTTTGTTGCAGTGTTTTAGCCAAAGCCGCTTGATGCCAGTCATAACCTGAACTGCCACTGCTACTGTTACTAGTACTACTGATGCTTGTAGTGGTAGTAGTGTTGGTACTGGTACTGGCACTTGTATTTGGGGTACTGATACTAGTGGTGCTGCTAGTGGTGCTTTCTTTCGGGCTGTCTTCATTactctttgatttttttaaatctaaag
Coding sequences:
- the TSHZ1 gene encoding teashirt homolog 1 isoform X2, which encodes MPRRKQQAPRRSAAYVPEEELKAAEIDEESGEDDGLSLDIQETEYICQDETEIKEAQSYQNSPVSTATNQDAGYGSPFSENSDQLAHFKSSSSKEEKEDKCLDNASYPQDSLAQIKAVYANLLSESCWSGLALDLKKSKSNEDSPKESTTSSTTSISTPNTSASTSTNTTTTTSISSTSNSSSGSSGYDWHQAALAKTLQQTSYGLLPEPSLFSTVQLYRQNNKLYGSVFTGASKFRCKDCSAAYDTLVELTVHMNETGHYRDDNQDKEYEKTRRWSKPRKRSLMEMEGKEDAQKVLKCMYCGHSFESLQDLSVHMIKTKHYQKVPLKEPVPAITKLVPSTKKRALQDLASPCSPEPTAITSETTLSEAAKDQKTANPYVTPNNRYGYQNGASYTWQFEARKAQILKCMECGSSHDTLQQLTAHMMVTGHFLKVTNSASKKGKQLVLDSVVEEKIQSIPLPPTTHTRLPATNIKKQPDSPAGSTTSEEKKEPEKEQVIITEMDKKIKEEIEDSSEKNEPTAVYQYLREEDLDESPKGGIDILKSLENTVTTAISKAQNGAPSWGGYPSIHAAYQLPGTVKSLQPTVQSVQIQPSYASSVKSLSSEHNALIHSPGNLTPPPHKSNVSAMEELVEKVTGKIHIKKEEKPSEKEKCSPAKQLSPAPKESKDFPKSEESNKQQQLHQQPLQQKQSPEVEVQKVKNDDPHALNGTEQPKAKVTNGCNNLGIITDHSPEQSFINPLSALQSIMNTHLGKVSNPVSPSLDPLAMLYKISNSMLDKPIYPTTPAKQAEPIDRYYYENSDQPIDLTKSKTKPLISSVTDSVSSPLRESALMDISDMVKNLTGRLTPKSSTPSSVSEKSDADGSSFEEALDELSPVHKRKGRQSNWNPQHLLILQAQFASSLRETPEGKYIMSDLGPQERVHISKFTGLSMTTISHWLANVKYQLRRTGGTKFLKNLDTGHPVFFCNDCASQFRTASTYISHLETHLGFSLKDLSKLPLNQIQEQQNVSKVLSNKTLGSLGITEEDLGSTFQCKLCNRTFASKHAVKLHLSKTHGKSPEDHLIYVTELEKH
- the TSHZ1 gene encoding teashirt homolog 1 isoform X1; the protein is MGGLFGLFHNTHRRSISAYVPEEELKAAEIDEESGEDDGLSLDIQETEYICQDETEIKEAQSYQNSPVSTATNQDAGYGSPFSENSDQLAHFKSSSSKEEKEDKCLDNASYPQDSLAQIKAVYANLLSESCWSGLALDLKKSKSNEDSPKESTTSSTTSISTPNTSASTSTNTTTTTSISSTSNSSSGSSGYDWHQAALAKTLQQTSYGLLPEPSLFSTVQLYRQNNKLYGSVFTGASKFRCKDCSAAYDTLVELTVHMNETGHYRDDNQDKEYEKTRRWSKPRKRSLMEMEGKEDAQKVLKCMYCGHSFESLQDLSVHMIKTKHYQKVPLKEPVPAITKLVPSTKKRALQDLASPCSPEPTAITSETTLSEAAKDQKTANPYVTPNNRYGYQNGASYTWQFEARKAQILKCMECGSSHDTLQQLTAHMMVTGHFLKVTNSASKKGKQLVLDSVVEEKIQSIPLPPTTHTRLPATNIKKQPDSPAGSTTSEEKKEPEKEQVIITEMDKKIKEEIEDSSEKNEPTAVYQYLREEDLDESPKGGIDILKSLENTVTTAISKAQNGAPSWGGYPSIHAAYQLPGTVKSLQPTVQSVQIQPSYASSVKSLSSEHNALIHSPGNLTPPPHKSNVSAMEELVEKVTGKIHIKKEEKPSEKEKCSPAKQLSPAPKESKDFPKSEESNKQQQLHQQPLQQKQSPEVEVQKVKNDDPHALNGTEQPKAKVTNGCNNLGIITDHSPEQSFINPLSALQSIMNTHLGKVSNPVSPSLDPLAMLYKISNSMLDKPIYPTTPAKQAEPIDRYYYENSDQPIDLTKSKTKPLISSVTDSVSSPLRESALMDISDMVKNLTGRLTPKSSTPSSVSEKSDADGSSFEEALDELSPVHKRKGRQSNWNPQHLLILQAQFASSLRETPEGKYIMSDLGPQERVHISKFTGLSMTTISHWLANVKYQLRRTGGTKFLKNLDTGHPVFFCNDCASQFRTASTYISHLETHLGFSLKDLSKLPLNQIQEQQNVSKVLSNKTLGSLGITEEDLGSTFQCKLCNRTFASKHAVKLHLSKTHGKSPEDHLIYVTELEKH